From the Streptomyces sp. Tu 2975 genome, one window contains:
- a CDS encoding RidA family protein, translating to MTAGPLSGSGPVRRVGSGGPWEEAFGYSRAVELPNGLVLVSGCTSVIGGEIAAGSPYEQTVTAFGVAIDALKQLGLGAGDVVRTRMYITHARDVDDIGRAHKEIFGEVRPAASMLVVSGFVDPSLVVEVEVEAYRPTGTDGGAA from the coding sequence ATGACCGCAGGTCCCCTTTCCGGCTCCGGACCGGTGCGCCGGGTCGGCTCCGGCGGCCCCTGGGAAGAGGCCTTCGGCTACTCCCGTGCCGTCGAGCTGCCGAACGGCCTCGTCCTGGTCTCCGGCTGCACGTCGGTCATCGGGGGCGAGATCGCCGCGGGCAGCCCCTACGAGCAGACGGTCACCGCGTTCGGCGTGGCGATCGACGCGCTGAAGCAGCTCGGGCTCGGCGCCGGTGACGTCGTACGCACCCGGATGTACATCACGCACGCCCGCGACGTGGACGACATCGGGCGCGCCCACAAGGAGATCTTCGGCGAGGTCCGGCCGGCCGCGTCGATGCTCGTGGTCTCCGGCTTCGTCGACCCCTCGCTGGTCGTCGAGGTCGAGGTCGAGGCGTACCGGCCGACCGGAACCGATGGAGGTGCCGCATGA
- the hisH gene encoding imidazole glycerol phosphate synthase subunit HisH → MTTATPQKKVVVLDYGFGNVRSAERALARVGADVEITRDYDKAMNADGLLVPGVGAFSACMDGLKQARGEWIIDRRLSGGRPVMGICVGMQILFARGIEHGVETEGLDEWPGTVGPLKAPVVPHMGWNTVEAPADSKLFAGVDDDARFYFVHSYAVREWELEVTNPAIRAPQVTWATHGEPFVAAVENGALWATQFHPEKSGDAGAQLLTNWIETL, encoded by the coding sequence ATGACCACAGCGACGCCACAGAAGAAGGTCGTCGTCCTCGACTACGGGTTCGGCAACGTCCGCTCCGCGGAGCGCGCGCTCGCCCGGGTCGGGGCCGACGTCGAGATCACCCGCGACTACGACAAGGCGATGAACGCCGACGGACTGCTCGTCCCCGGCGTCGGCGCCTTCTCCGCCTGCATGGACGGCCTCAAGCAGGCCCGCGGCGAATGGATCATCGACCGCCGGCTCTCCGGCGGACGCCCCGTCATGGGCATCTGCGTCGGTATGCAGATCCTGTTCGCCCGCGGGATCGAGCACGGCGTGGAGACCGAGGGCCTCGACGAGTGGCCCGGCACCGTCGGCCCGCTGAAGGCGCCGGTCGTGCCCCACATGGGCTGGAACACCGTCGAGGCGCCCGCCGACAGCAAGCTCTTCGCCGGCGTGGACGACGACGCCCGCTTCTACTTCGTGCACTCCTACGCGGTGCGCGAGTGGGAGCTGGAGGTCACCAACCCGGCCATCCGCGCGCCCCAGGTCACCTGGGCCACGCACGGTGAGCCCTTCGTCGCCGCCGTCGAGAACGGCGCCCTGTGGGCCACCCAGTTCCACCCCGAGAAGTCCGGCGACGCCGGCGCCCAGCTGCTGACCAACTGGATCGAGACCCTCTGA
- the priA gene encoding bifunctional 1-(5-phosphoribosyl)-5-((5-phosphoribosylamino)methylideneamino)imidazole-4-carboxamide isomerase/phosphoribosylanthranilate isomerase PriA encodes MPKLELLPAVDVRDGQAVRLVHGESGTETSYGSPLEAALTWQRAGAEWLHLVDLDAAFGTGDNRALIAEVAGAMDIKVELSGGIRDDASLEAALATGCRRVNLGTAALETPEWVAKVIAEHGDKIAVGLDVRGTTLRGRGWTRDGGDLYETLARLDSEGCARYVVTDIAKDGTLQGPNLELLKNVCAATDKPVVASGGVSSLDDLRAIASLVPEGVEGAIVGKALYAKAFTLEEALAAVSA; translated from the coding sequence ATGCCGAAGCTTGAACTCCTTCCCGCAGTCGACGTCCGCGACGGCCAGGCCGTCCGTCTCGTCCATGGCGAGTCCGGCACCGAGACGTCGTACGGCTCCCCCCTCGAGGCGGCCCTCACCTGGCAGCGTGCCGGCGCCGAGTGGCTCCACCTCGTCGACCTCGACGCCGCCTTCGGCACCGGCGACAACCGGGCGCTGATCGCCGAGGTCGCCGGAGCCATGGACATCAAGGTCGAGCTGTCCGGTGGCATCCGCGACGACGCTTCCCTCGAGGCCGCTCTCGCCACCGGCTGCCGTCGCGTCAACCTGGGCACCGCGGCGCTGGAGACCCCCGAGTGGGTCGCCAAGGTCATCGCCGAGCACGGCGACAAGATCGCCGTCGGTCTGGACGTCCGCGGCACGACGCTGCGCGGCCGTGGCTGGACCCGCGACGGCGGCGACCTCTACGAGACCCTCGCCCGCCTCGACTCCGAGGGCTGCGCCCGTTACGTCGTCACCGACATCGCCAAGGACGGCACCCTGCAGGGCCCCAACCTGGAGCTGCTGAAGAACGTCTGCGCCGCGACCGACAAGCCTGTCGTCGCCTCCGGCGGCGTCTCCTCGCTCGACGACCTGCGTGCCATCGCCTCGCTGGTCCCCGAGGGCGTCGAGGGCGCCATCGTCGGCAAGGCGCTGTACGCCAAGGCCTTCACCCTGGAAGAGGCCCTCGCGGCGGTGTCCGCATGA